One stretch of Streptomyces sp. R21 DNA includes these proteins:
- the fxsT gene encoding FxSxx-COOH system tetratricopeptide repeat protein has product MVGLGGAGKTQLAAHYARTVWQSGALDVLVWATAATTAAVITSYAAAAAELLGSPAPTESEQAAAAFLAWLEPKAGQRSCRWLVVLDDVTDPDHLSGLWPPASPTGCTLVTTRSREPALTTGRRLIPVGVFTPAESLSYLNAVLASHHLAEPDDDAAALAHDLGHLPLALAQAVAYIAELADVGMNCAQYRQLLSSRTTPLGDTAPDRRPDGQPEAVAATWALSIERADALRPAGLARPMLQLAAFLDANGIPETILSSTPARTYLAQYRTTHANTPSAADVPTPPAGSADDPGAADHQNVRPVPERYAHMSLSALRRLSLIDYTPKTQGTAVRVHQLVQRAVHDTLAAPQRYAVARAAADALLATWPDIERDTALAQSLRANTTALAICAEDVIYQPHAHAVLYRAGRSLGKAGQVTAARDYFRRLTATTTHRLGSDHLDTLTARHGFARWRGQTGDAAGAGATFAELLVDMVRVLGPDHPQTLDTRHHLAYSWGQSGDAAGAATAFAELLEDRVRVLGPDHPHTLGTRSNLARWRGEAGDAAGAATAFAELLEDRVRVLGPDHPHTLTSRNSLARWRGEAGDAAGAATAFAELLEDRVRVLGPDHPHTFNTRANLAYAWGQMGDSVRAAMAFVKLLEDTVRVLGPDHPSTLITRETLAEWWGEAGDAAGAATALAALVHDMVRVLGPDHPRTLTSRKSHSRWRRQADSGQTDDRPTRVGWKALMIFLLSLA; this is encoded by the coding sequence ATGGTCGGGCTGGGTGGGGCTGGGAAGACCCAACTCGCTGCCCACTATGCGCGCACCGTCTGGCAGAGCGGCGCCCTGGACGTGCTGGTCTGGGCCACTGCAGCAACGACCGCCGCCGTCATCACGTCCTACGCGGCGGCTGCGGCAGAGCTGCTCGGCAGCCCCGCCCCGACCGAGTCCGAGCAAGCCGCCGCCGCGTTCCTGGCCTGGCTGGAACCCAAAGCCGGCCAGCGTTCCTGCCGCTGGCTAGTGGTCCTCGACGATGTGACCGACCCGGACCACCTCAGCGGCCTATGGCCGCCGGCCAGCCCCACCGGCTGCACGCTGGTCACCACGCGCAGTCGCGAGCCCGCCCTCACTACAGGCCGCCGGCTCATCCCGGTCGGCGTCTTCACCCCCGCCGAATCACTCTCCTACCTCAATGCCGTCCTCGCCTCCCACCACCTGGCCGAACCTGATGACGACGCGGCCGCCCTCGCCCACGACCTCGGACACCTCCCCCTGGCGTTGGCCCAAGCTGTCGCCTACATCGCCGAACTTGCCGATGTGGGAATGAACTGCGCCCAGTACCGGCAGCTGCTGTCCAGCCGCACCACCCCACTGGGCGACACCGCGCCTGATCGTCGGCCCGACGGCCAACCGGAGGCCGTGGCTGCGACCTGGGCCCTGTCCATCGAACGTGCGGACGCCCTCAGGCCCGCGGGACTGGCCCGCCCCATGCTCCAACTCGCCGCGTTTCTTGATGCCAATGGCATCCCCGAGACCATTCTGAGCAGCACCCCGGCTCGCACCTACCTCGCCCAATACCGGACAACGCACGCCAATACACCATCCGCCGCTGACGTGCCGACCCCGCCGGCAGGCTCAGCTGACGACCCCGGCGCAGCAGATCACCAAAATGTCAGGCCCGTGCCCGAGCGGTATGCACACATGTCGTTGAGCGCACTGCGCCGACTGAGCCTGATCGACTACACCCCGAAAACTCAGGGCACCGCGGTGCGCGTCCACCAGCTCGTCCAACGCGCCGTCCATGACACCCTCGCCGCCCCCCAGCGCTACGCCGTCGCTCGCGCCGCCGCCGACGCCTTGTTGGCCACCTGGCCCGATATCGAACGCGACACCGCACTGGCACAATCCCTGCGCGCCAATACCACTGCTCTCGCCATCTGCGCCGAAGACGTGATCTACCAGCCGCACGCGCACGCGGTGCTCTACCGGGCCGGCCGCAGTCTCGGCAAAGCTGGACAGGTCACCGCAGCCCGCGACTACTTCCGCCGGCTCACTGCCACCACAACCCACCGTCTCGGGTCCGACCACCTCGACACCCTCACTGCCCGGCACGGCTTCGCTCGGTGGAGAGGCCAGACAGGTGACGCAGCCGGAGCCGGGGCCACCTTCGCCGAGCTACTGGTCGATATGGTGCGCGTACTCGGCCCCGATCACCCGCAAACCCTCGACACCCGGCACCACCTCGCCTACTCATGGGGACAGTCGGGTGATGCGGCTGGGGCTGCGACCGCCTTTGCTGAGTTGCTGGAGGACCGGGTGCGGGTCTTGGGCCCCGACCACCCTCACACCCTCGGCACCCGGAGCAACCTCGCCCGATGGCGGGGAGAGGCGGGTGATGCGGCTGGGGCTGCGACCGCCTTTGCTGAGTTGCTGGAGGACCGGGTGCGGGTCTTGGGCCCCGACCACCCTCACACCCTGACTAGCCGGAACAGCCTCGCCCGATGGCGGGGAGAGGCGGGTGATGCGGCTGGGGCTGCGACCGCCTTTGCTGAGTTGCTGGAGGACCGGGTGCGGGTCTTGGGCCCCGACCACCCTCACACCTTCAACACACGAGCCAACCTCGCCTACGCGTGGGGCCAGATGGGAGATTCGGTCCGGGCCGCAATGGCCTTCGTGAAACTATTGGAAGACACGGTCCGTGTGTTGGGCCCCGATCACCCCTCCACGCTCATCACCCGGGAAACTTTGGCCGAGTGGTGG
- a CDS encoding nucleotidyltransferase domain-containing protein, giving the protein MKADDVLFVLALLRRAKVDVWVGGGWGIDALLGEQTRDHRDLDLMHRQDQEAAALAALSAEGFVESLDRRPIRFVMTAPDGRDIDLHPLVFSDDGSAVQASPDPQRPFVYPSACFVTGTVQGTPVPCLSAEQQVYFHQGYEPSERDRHDMAQLRRVFGIATHF; this is encoded by the coding sequence ATGAAGGCCGATGACGTGTTGTTCGTCCTGGCCCTGTTGCGGCGGGCGAAGGTGGATGTCTGGGTCGGTGGAGGATGGGGGATCGATGCTCTGCTCGGTGAGCAGACCCGGGACCATCGCGACCTGGACTTGATGCACCGGCAAGACCAGGAAGCCGCTGCGTTGGCGGCCCTCTCTGCGGAAGGTTTCGTGGAGAGCCTGGACCGGAGGCCCATCCGATTTGTTATGACGGCCCCGGACGGGCGAGATATTGACCTTCACCCGCTGGTCTTCTCCGACGACGGCTCAGCGGTGCAGGCGTCACCCGATCCGCAGCGTCCTTTCGTCTATCCCTCCGCGTGCTTCGTGACGGGGACCGTTCAGGGGACGCCCGTCCCGTGCTTGTCCGCCGAGCAGCAGGTCTACTTCCACCAGGGATACGAACCATCGGAACGTGATCGGCACGACATGGCGCAGCTCCGCCGCGTCTTCGGGATCGCCACGCACTTTTGA